A portion of the Plasmodium relictum strain SGS1 genome assembly, chromosome: 11 genome contains these proteins:
- the NDC80 gene encoding kinetochore protein NDC80, putative, which yields MNNHSVYNKFNSTLSVFNNNSNLNNSVYVSAEKKSKSRTSLNALSFYKSNASVYIKKSDKSDKKENVKTLIRYLGWKNYGGSISPNLFKNPSMTDLINIWNFIFKHVDPLIEVNKDNYGEVVLSFYKDIGYPYTISKSTLVAPTTGLQYNTHLSALAWLCQLLIFEAECFNDINEEKEMNFSDDMNDDSEIKMDEFILHSYKSYINREERNLNDMMNSKLDKEINRLESSINKKNEDITEKKKKIEEIKNHMKENEELIKRNKVLCEENKKIKLLYTNSLEETKKLEKEIEMCKKSYQEEKIKTEKILEEINKVKEILQKQTLNKAQFLQMNENIDKNKEKIEHIKNEIKCLNNEHPNLSEKLNNRNNDLKKLAKNINEKLIEITENINLYKNISISEWNKINNININIDSFTVDNMLNMNWKDRKSDIKIFIEQDEQELKNSLDLIEEHEKQIKIVEEEIEYLKEYIIEQENLVKKLNEDTNNFLNASTNKYNQIVSQNQKMLEEAKEKKNEANEILKEVLASKEEKENELNKIKMENEKVFKEKLMILQKACAILVELKNYSKAYITIVLDEKKKELELYKDLHKSITE from the exons ATGAATAATCATTCTGTGTATAATAAGTTTAATTCAACACTTTCTGtgtttaataataatagtaatttaaataacaGTGTGTATGTTTCTGCTGAAAAAAAATCCAAGTCAAGAACATCTTTGAATGCTTTATCATTTTATAAATCCAATGCATcagtatatataaaaaagtctGATAAAAgtgataaaaaagaaaatgtaaaaaCATTAATTCGATATCTGGGATGGAAAAATTATGGCGGTAGTATATCTccaaatttatttaaaaaccCAAGTATGACcgatttaataaatatatggaactttatatttaaacATGTTGATcctttaattgaagttaataAGGATAATTATGGAGAAGTAGtattaagtttttataaGGATATTGGCTATCCATACACCATATCTAAATCAACTTTAGTAGCACCAACCACTGGTCTTCAATACAACACTCATTTATCTGCTTTGGCGTGGCTGTGTCAATTACTAATATTTGAAGCAGAATGctttaatgatataaatgaagaaaaagaaatgaacTTTTCTGATGATATGAATGATGACAgtgaaataaaaatggaTGAGTTTATTTTACACAGTTATAAATCATATATTAATAGAGAAGAAAGAAATTTGAATGACATGATGAATTCTAAATTAGacaaagaaataaatagACTGGAAAGcagtataaataaaaaaaacgaaGATATTacagaaaagaaaaaaaagattgaagaaataaaaaatcatatgAAAGAAAACGAAGAATTAATTAAGAGAAATAAAGTTTTAtgtgaagaaaataaaaaaataaagttgtTATATACCAATAGCTTAGAAGAAAccaaaaaattagaaaaagaaattgaaaTGTGTAAAAAATCATAtcaagaagaaaaaataaaaacagaaAAGATATTAGaggaaataaataaagttaAAGAAATACTACAAAAACAAACTCTAAATAAGGCTCAATTTTTGCAAATGAACgaaaatatagataaaaataaagaaaaaatagaacatataaaaaatgaaataaaatgcCTAAATAATGAACATCCTAATTTAagtgaaaaattaaataatagaaataatgatttaaagAAATTAGCGAAAAATATTAAcgaaaaattaatagaaataacggaaaatataaatttatataaaaatatttctatttctgaatggaataaaataaataatattaacatAAATATCGATTCCTTTACAGTAGATAATATGTTAAATATGAATTGGAAAGATAGAAAAAgtgatataaaaatatttattgaaCAAGATGAacaagaattaaaaaattcattgGATTTAATTGAAGAACatgaaaaacaaattaaaattgttgaagaagaaatagaatatttaaaagaatatattataGAACAGGAAAATctagtaaaaaaattaaatgaagatactaataattttttaaatgcatcaacaaataaatataatcaaATTGTATCTCAAAATCAA aaaATGTTAGAAGAAGCAAAGGAGAAAAAA aatgAGGCAAATGAAATACTTAAAGAAGTGTTGGCATcgaaagaagaaaaagaaaatgaactTAACAAAATCAAAatggaaaatgaaaaagtttttaaagaaaaattaatgatacttcaaaaa gCATGTGCAATTTTGGTAGAATTAAAGAATTATAGCAAAGCATATATCACAat tgttttagatgaaaaaaaaaaagaattagaaTTATACAAAGATCTTCATAAAAGTATAACTGAATAG
- the PDXK gene encoding pyridoxine kinase, putative, giving the protein MNEENIVSIQSQVFDGFCGNNVASFVLRRRGHVPKILNTVQYYSKFRHIGVEIRNEELKAILNEYTKSIGNLDNNNIYFLTGYIRTKECAEIVINNILELKKKKNICVNEKAIKKDNYLIENLIDLNFFWLCDPVMGDNGKLYVDNNVVNAYKSFISFADIITPNQYELELLCNTKISDENDVINSLKYLLYKGVKIVIVTSINYAFDKDNLYLYIGFLNDENKPVCFKYKFLRFDFNICGTGDLFSSLLLSFIIRQKGNILLIISQVLNILHKVVKGSLNSVELLIIENQDIIASNGLNGTVIKEECVFIP; this is encoded by the exons atgaatgaagaaaatattgtTTCAATTCAATCACAAGTATTTGATGGTTTTTGTGGAAATAACGTTGCTAGTTTTGTTCTAAGAAGAAGAGGGCATGTTCCTAAGATATTGAATACTGTTCAATATTATTCTAAATTTAGGCATATTGGTGTAGAAATAAGaaatgaagaattaaaagctattttaaatgaatatactAAGAGTATAGGAAatttagataataataatatatattttctaacAGGATATATTAGGACAAAAGAATGTGCTGAAATAGTtatcaataatattttagagttgaaaaaaaaaaaaaatatatgtgtaAATGAAAAAGCAATAAAAAAGGATAACTATTTAATTGAAAACTTAATagacttaaattttttttggcTCTGTGATCCTGTAATGGGAGACAATGGAAAATTATATGTTGATAATAATGTAGTTAATGCTtataaaagttttatttCCTTTGCTGATATAATAACACCAAACCAATATGAGTTAGAATTATTATGCAATACGAAAATATCTGATGAAAATGATgttattaattctttaaaatatttgttaTATAAAGGAGTAAAAATAGTCATAGTAACTTCTATTAATTATGCTTTTGATaaagataatttatatttatatattggatttttaaatgatgaaaataaaccAGTTTGCTTTAAATATAAGTTTTTAAGATTtgattttaatatatgtGGGACTGGTGATTTGTTTTcctctttattattatcttttataatcaggcaaaaaggaaatattcttttaattatttcacaagttttaaatatattacac AAAGTTGTAAAAGGCAGTTTAAATTCGGTAGAATTACTTATAATag AAAATCAAGATATAATAGCGAGTAATGGGCTAAATGGAACTGTAATTAAGGAAGAATGTGTTTTTAttccttaa
- a CDS encoding RNA-binding protein, putative produces MREFKKHYDEHHKKRYYRSYDKYNSNKNDEYRTNYHRRINKYNGKNSYNNYDERKKDNERNNHIRVKISNLDYTISKNDLVELFSNVCKVVNAWINYDHTDRSNGTAVCIFENINDAQKAIDKYDGSEIEGLSMKMEIMHRKNYSYKKKHKSRCPW; encoded by the exons atgagggaatttaaaaaacattatg aTGAACATCATAAGAAGCGCTATTATAGATCttatgataaatataattcaaat AAGAATGATGAATATAGAACTAATTACCATCGTAGGATAAATAAATACAATGGAAAAAATTCATACAat aattacgATGAAAGAAAGAAAGATAACGAAAGAAATAATCATATCAGAGTAAAAATATCTAACTTAGATTATAcaatttcaaaaaatgatttagtg gAATTATTTAGTAATGTATGTAAAGTTGTAAATGCATGGATAAACTATGACCATACAGATAGATCAaat ggTACAGCAGTTtgtatttttgaaaatataaatgatgcACAAAAAGCTATTGATAAATATGATG GTTCAGAAATTGAAGGTTTGTCTATGAAAATGGAAATAATGCATAGGAAAAATTACagctataaaaaaaaacataaaagtAGATGCCCTtggtaa
- the CRK5 gene encoding cdc2-related protein kinase 5, putative: MFGITLTKCKIYFNNIYSTVSLEEKLGGGTYGDVYKGKVIKYSNNNDLYQNTNYLPYDYYTDEFVFFQKNVYAIKFFRDDLRTINEEGISCTTLRELSCLKNIGRHPNILRLIDVTIDRQKCISEYINRQILQHYTSNYHHQGKLDMTPLSADQKFIFAAYEYCDGGDLKKLIQKTKISDDQAGLSLKEAKWLSFQLLNGLAYLHNNKMCHRDLKPENVMLQKTQNDKYLLKIGDLGLCRELKNDGDMTPTVCTIYYRPLEVLLSKFELTKNKKKKKKDKDDEYNKDFQYGLNVDIWSAACIICELIIGKPLFRGVTEFDLIIRIVNSLGKPNNDELEFFSDSRFYPLKEDFFNVNIKDKKDALNVITNGKIDELGIDLLVKMLKYNPNDRITAADALSHPWFSDIRFDNLDGIGVYNWYVHCLKYYIGIKTFREIEQQKKNLLTTTMISHFLCKSNDKYAKIIFKLINDTFKNLGGYKKSGRRSFAIFSDKYANDEKNSNGFIKRASIKVLNDMKEKNVKETKEELSFYDDSTNHTTPPSAKKRKLNRSSYHVINADDSYEFIKTMRMKRNLSIPDFSTPDKKKYKQKELKSATTTNKNSICNKSLLHNFKEMSNKN; encoded by the coding sequence ATGTTTGGTATAACTTTAACgaaatgtaaaatatattttaataatatttattcaaCTGTATcattagaagaaaaattagGAGGAGGAACATACGGGGATGTTTATAAAGGAAAAGTCATAAAATATAGCAATAATAACGACTTATATCAGAATACTAATTATTTACCGTATGATTATTACACTGATGAGtttgtattttttcaaaaaaatgtttatgcaataaaattttttcgtGATGATTTAAGAACAATAAATGAAGAAGGAATAAGTTGTACTACATTAAGAGAATTAAgttgtttaaaaaatattgggAGACATCCCAATATTTTACGACTAATAGATGTAACAATTGATAGACAAAAATGCATAagtgaatatataaatagacAAATATTACAACATTATACTTCTAATTATCATCATCAAGGAAAGTTGGATATGACTCCTTTATCGGCTGATCAAAAGTTTATTTTTGCTGCTTATGAATACTGTGATGGAggagatttaaaaaaattaattcagaaaacaaaaataagtGATGATCAGGCTGGATTAAGTTTAAAAGAAGCTAAATGGTTATCTTTTCAATTATTAAATGGTTTAGCATATCTACATAATAATAAGATGTGCCATAGAGACTTAAAACCTGAAAATGTAATGCTACAAAAAACGCAAAATGATAAGTATTTGTTAAAAATTGGAGATTTAGGATTGTGtagagaattaaaaaatgatggAGATATGACTCCAACAGTTTGTACTATTTACTATAGGCCATTAGAAGTACTTTTATCAAAATTTGAACTAactaaaaacaaaaaaaaaaaaaagaaggatAAAGAtgatgaatataataaagattTTCAATATGGATTAAACGTAGATATTTGGTCTGCTGCTTGTATTATTTGTGAATTAATTATAGGAAAACCACTATTTAGAGGTGTAACAGAATTCGATCTTATAATTAGAATAGTTAATTCTTTAGGAAAACCTAATAATGACGAACTAGAATTTTTTAGCGATTCCCGTTTTTATCCTTTAAAAGAAGATTTCTTTAATGTAAATATTAAGGACAAAAAGGATGCTTTAAATGTAATAACAAATGGAAAAATTGATGAATTGGGTATAGACTTATTagtaaaaatgttaaaatataATCCAAATGATAGAATAACTGCTGCTGATGCTTTATCTCACCCATGGTTTTCAGATATTCGATTTGACAATTTAGATGGGATTGGAGTATATAATTGGTATGTGCATTGcctaaaatattatattggCATAAAAACCTTTCGTGAAATTGAACAGCAAAAAAAGAATCTTCTTACTACTACAATGATTTCTCATTTCTTATGTAAATCAAATGATAAATAtgcaaaaattattttcaaattaataaatgatacttttaaaaatttagggggatataaaaaaagtggGAGAAGATCTTTTGCTATTTTTTCAGATAAGTATgcaaatgatgaaaaaaattctaaCGGATTCATAAAAAGGGCAAGCATAAAAGTTTTAAATgatatgaaagaaaaaaatgttaaagaAACAAAAGAGGAACTATCCTTTTATGATGATAGCACTAATCATACGACTCCTCCTTCAGCCAAAAAAAGGAAGTTAAATAGATCAAGTTATCATGTTATTAATGCTGATGACTCGTATGAGTTTATTAAAACCATGCGTatgaaaagaaatttatCTATACCAGATTTTTCTACTCccgataaaaaaaaatataaacaaaaagaattaaaatcaGCTACAAccactaataaaaatagtatttGCAATAAGTCTCTTTTGCATAACTTCAAAGAAATGTCAAACAAAAACTAG